One Janthinobacterium sp. TB1-E2 genomic region harbors:
- the tolQ gene encoding protein TolQ — MNVTQDLSFLALISNAHLIVQLIMALLLLISLTSWTYIFRKMFAVRQARKQTIEFERSFWAGGNLHALHQNASGNRDQSGALARIFDAGMGEFIKGKASYGSREALDVGAVLDGARRAMRAAFQREMDVLESHLAFLASVGSVSPYIGLLGTVWGIMNAFRGLANVQQATLAAVAPGIAEALIATAIGLFAAIPAVVAYNRFSHDIDRLAIRFESFVEEFSNILQRQSR; from the coding sequence ATGAACGTTACACAAGATCTTTCTTTCCTCGCGCTCATCTCCAATGCCCATTTGATCGTGCAACTGATCATGGCCCTGCTGCTGCTGATTTCCCTGACCAGCTGGACCTACATTTTCCGCAAGATGTTTGCCGTGCGCCAGGCGCGCAAGCAAACCATCGAATTCGAACGCAGCTTCTGGGCCGGCGGCAACCTGCATGCGCTGCACCAGAACGCCAGCGGCAACCGCGACCAGAGCGGCGCGCTGGCCCGCATCTTCGACGCAGGCATGGGCGAATTCATCAAGGGCAAGGCTTCCTACGGTTCGCGTGAAGCGCTGGACGTCGGCGCCGTGCTCGACGGCGCACGCCGCGCCATGCGCGCCGCCTTCCAGCGTGAAATGGACGTGCTCGAATCGCATCTGGCCTTCCTCGCTTCCGTCGGTTCCGTCTCGCCATACATCGGCCTGCTCGGTACCGTCTGGGGCATCATGAACGCCTTCCGCGGCCTGGCCAACGTGCAGCAAGCCACCCTGGCCGCCGTCGCGCCCGGCATTGCCGAAGCGCTGATCGCCACCGCCATCGGCCTGTTCGCCGCGATTCCCGCCGTCGTCGCCTACAACCGTTTTTCGCATGACATCGACCGCCTGGCGATCCGCTTCGAGAGCTTCGTCGAGGAATTCTCCAACATCTTGCAGCGCCAGTCGCGCTAA
- the ybgC gene encoding tol-pal system-associated acyl-CoA thioesterase encodes MPSVFTWNVRVYYEDTDAGGIVYYANYLKFFERARTEWLRAIDVGQQELLEQHDAMFVVKSVNADYHAPARLDDTVRLTLNIEKMGRASIVFLQQAWCGDRLLNTARVKIGCVDSALRPRAVPDAVAARMRAA; translated from the coding sequence ATGCCTTCAGTCTTTACCTGGAACGTACGTGTCTACTATGAAGACACCGACGCCGGCGGCATCGTCTATTACGCTAACTACCTGAAATTCTTCGAGCGCGCGCGCACCGAATGGCTGCGCGCCATCGACGTGGGCCAGCAGGAATTGCTGGAACAGCACGACGCAATGTTCGTTGTCAAAAGCGTCAACGCCGACTATCATGCGCCAGCCAGGCTCGATGACACGGTAAGATTAACCTTAAACATAGAAAAAATGGGGCGCGCCTCCATCGTTTTCCTGCAACAAGCCTGGTGCGGCGACCGCCTGCTCAACACGGCCCGCGTCAAGATCGGCTGCGTCGATTCGGCACTGCGTCCGCGCGCCGTGCCTGATGCAGTCGCGGCCCGCATGCGCGCCGCCTGA
- a CDS encoding ExbD/TolR family protein — protein MGSSFNSGGMRGGRGRKFKSEINVVPYIDVMLVLLIIFMVMPSSNNPSVVNLPNAEKSAKPPDDYIQIVLKPNGSLSIGVIGKEQLSPETEPNRDALLRKLRGLHESNPDYPVMIAGDKESKYDDVIQLISEAKKMGITRVGLATK, from the coding sequence ATGGGTTCCTCATTCAATAGCGGCGGCATGCGCGGCGGCCGTGGCCGCAAGTTCAAGTCCGAAATCAACGTCGTGCCGTACATCGACGTGATGCTGGTGCTGCTGATCATTTTCATGGTGATGCCGTCGTCGAACAATCCCAGCGTGGTGAACTTGCCCAACGCGGAAAAGTCGGCTAAACCGCCCGATGACTATATTCAGATCGTGCTGAAACCGAATGGTTCACTGTCGATCGGCGTCATCGGCAAGGAACAGCTGTCGCCGGAAACGGAACCGAACCGCGACGCCCTGCTGCGCAAGCTGCGCGGTTTGCACGAGAGCAATCCCGACTATCCCGTGATGATCGCGGGCGACAAGGAAAGCAAGTACGACGATGTGATCCAGCTCATTTCGGAAGCGAAAAAGATGGGCATTACCCGCGTTGGCCTGGCCACCAAGTAA
- the tolA gene encoding cell envelope integrity protein TolA: MQNKQIDHVLGKPYSVPRERSRWPSLGLALAMHLGLLFFLWVGVHWQNTEPVAVEAEVWDMKVQTAAPPPEVATEPEPTPAPPPEPEVEQPAPPPPPPVAVPEPKVDLREAEIALERKKAKLKEEKEKAAAEERRKQEQKEREEEKRELEKQKQKEKDKAEKLEKEKADKLEKAKQAKEKEKAAEEKAEKELSDKKAAAEKAAKAKKAAEEKKAADKARAAEMSRITGAAGAGTTGTAEKSTAPRKDSGYVAALTSKIKSNIAYSGSTDVPGNPRAVFKIEQLPTGEIISVRKIKSSGLPAYDSSVENAINKSSPLPKKKDGTVEREIELIFEMKDLPK, from the coding sequence TTGCAGAACAAACAAATCGACCATGTACTCGGCAAGCCCTACAGCGTGCCGCGCGAACGCAGCCGCTGGCCCTCGCTGGGCCTGGCGCTGGCGATGCACCTTGGGCTGCTGTTTTTCCTGTGGGTGGGCGTACACTGGCAAAATACGGAACCTGTCGCCGTCGAAGCGGAAGTGTGGGACATGAAGGTGCAGACGGCCGCGCCGCCGCCCGAAGTGGCGACGGAACCGGAGCCGACACCGGCCCCGCCGCCGGAACCGGAAGTGGAACAGCCGGCCCCGCCGCCACCGCCGCCGGTGGCCGTGCCCGAGCCGAAGGTCGACCTGCGCGAGGCGGAGATCGCCCTTGAGCGCAAGAAGGCCAAGCTGAAGGAAGAAAAAGAGAAAGCGGCAGCGGAAGAGCGCCGCAAGCAGGAACAGAAGGAACGCGAAGAAGAAAAGCGCGAACTGGAAAAACAGAAGCAGAAAGAAAAAGACAAGGCTGAAAAGCTGGAAAAAGAAAAGGCCGACAAGCTGGAGAAAGCCAAGCAGGCCAAAGAGAAAGAAAAAGCGGCGGAAGAAAAAGCCGAGAAGGAACTGTCCGATAAAAAAGCGGCGGCGGAAAAAGCTGCCAAGGCGAAAAAAGCGGCGGAAGAGAAAAAAGCCGCCGACAAGGCACGCGCTGCGGAAATGAGCCGCATCACGGGTGCGGCGGGCGCCGGCACGACGGGCACGGCCGAGAAATCGACCGCGCCACGCAAGGACAGCGGCTATGTCGCTGCCCTGACGAGCAAGATCAAGAGCAATATCGCGTACAGCGGTAGCACGGACGTGCCGGGCAACCCGCGCGCCGTGTTCAAGATCGAGCAACTGCCAACTGGGGAAATTATTTCGGTCCGAAAGATTAAAAGTAGCGGCCTGCCGGCGTATGACAGCTCGGTGGAAAACGCCATTAATAAATCGTCGCCACTGCCGAAGAAAAAAGACGGCACCGTGGAACGCGAGATTGAACTCATATTCGAGATGAAGGATTTGCCTAAATGA
- the tolB gene encoding Tol-Pal system beta propeller repeat protein TolB encodes MKKMSYVVLCASLVLGASSAQAQLRVEITGIGSNQIPVAVASFVNESAAPQSLSGIIKADLARSGVFKLIDADAPVSETAPVSYEQWKSRGADALAAGTVQSMADGRLDVRYKLFDTIKGAQISSMNNAAAPQFNRLLAHKIADDIYEKLTGVKGAFATRIAYVTQSGREYRLEVADADGEGIQVALRSNEPIISPSWSPDGTKVAYVSFEKKKPIVYVQNLVTRQRTIVSNEKGSNSAPSWSPDGSRLAVALSRDGHTQVYTVNADGSGLRRVSTSSGIDTEPQFSADGQSIYFTSDRSGGPQIYRMSASGGEAKRVTFGGSYNISPRISSDGKTLAYISRRDGNFQLYALDLASGQELRLSDTANDESPSFSPNGKYIMYATESGRRKSLAVVSVDGRVKQRLTTQAGNIKEPTWGPFMK; translated from the coding sequence ATGAAAAAAATGAGCTATGTCGTGCTCTGCGCCAGCCTGGTGCTGGGAGCGTCCAGCGCCCAGGCGCAGTTGCGCGTGGAGATTACGGGGATCGGCAGCAACCAGATCCCGGTGGCTGTCGCCAGCTTCGTCAATGAATCGGCGGCGCCGCAATCGCTGTCGGGCATTATCAAGGCCGACCTGGCGCGCAGCGGCGTGTTCAAGCTGATCGATGCCGATGCGCCCGTATCGGAAACGGCCCCCGTCAGCTACGAGCAATGGAAATCGCGCGGCGCCGACGCGCTGGCGGCCGGCACCGTGCAAAGCATGGCCGATGGCCGCTTGGACGTGCGCTACAAGCTGTTCGACACCATCAAGGGTGCGCAGATTTCCAGCATGAACAATGCGGCCGCACCGCAATTCAACCGCCTGCTGGCGCACAAGATCGCCGACGATATCTATGAAAAGCTGACGGGCGTCAAGGGCGCGTTCGCCACGCGCATCGCCTACGTCACGCAATCGGGCCGCGAATACCGCTTGGAAGTGGCCGACGCCGATGGCGAAGGCATCCAGGTCGCGCTGCGCTCGAACGAGCCGATCATTTCGCCATCGTGGTCGCCGGACGGCACCAAGGTCGCGTATGTGTCGTTTGAAAAGAAAAAGCCGATTGTCTACGTGCAAAACCTGGTGACGCGCCAGCGCACCATCGTATCGAATGAAAAAGGCAGCAATTCGGCGCCGAGCTGGAGCCCGGACGGCTCGCGCCTGGCCGTGGCCCTGTCGCGCGATGGCCATACCCAGGTCTACACCGTCAATGCCGACGGCAGCGGTTTGCGCCGCGTCAGCACCAGCAGCGGCATCGATACGGAACCCCAATTCTCGGCCGATGGCCAAAGCATTTACTTCACCAGCGATCGCAGCGGCGGACCACAAATCTACCGCATGTCGGCCAGCGGTGGCGAAGCCAAGCGCGTGACGTTTGGCGGCTCCTACAACATCAGCCCGCGGATCTCGTCCGACGGGAAGACACTTGCTTATATTTCCCGTCGCGACGGCAATTTCCAGCTCTACGCGCTCGACCTGGCTAGTGGCCAGGAACTGCGCCTGTCGGACACCGCCAACGACGAATCACCGAGCTTTTCGCCCAACGGGAAATATATCATGTACGCGACCGAATCCGGACGACGCAAGTCGCTGGCAGTGGTATCGGTGGATGGCCGCGTCAAACAGCGTTTGACTACGCAAGCTGGCAATATCAAGGAGCCCACCTGGGGTCCTTTTATGAAGTAA